Proteins encoded by one window of Collimonas fungivorans:
- the tal gene encoding transaldolase, with protein sequence MNQLEQLKQYTTIVADTGDFQSIKAFAPRDATTNPSLILKAVQKPEYQPLLSQTVKEHAQLSTADIIDHLLITFGKEILKIIPGRVSTETDARLSFDTQGSIDKGHALIKLYEAAGIDRERVLIKIASTWEGIRAAEVLQKAGIHCNLTLLFSMPQAIACAEAKVQLISPFVGRIYDWYKKSSGQDYAGADDPGVQSVKQIYNYFRKFGYATEVMGASFRNTSQIVELAGCDLLTISPDLLQKLAESEAPVGRKLSLEEAQQSDLKKIDLDETIFRTMLNDDAMATEKLSEGIRQFSADAVKLEKLVDALR encoded by the coding sequence ATGAACCAACTCGAACAACTCAAGCAATACACCACCATTGTTGCCGATACCGGCGATTTCCAGTCTATCAAGGCATTTGCGCCGCGCGACGCCACCACCAATCCGTCGCTGATCCTGAAAGCGGTGCAAAAGCCGGAATACCAGCCGCTGCTGAGCCAGACAGTCAAGGAACACGCGCAGCTGTCGACTGCCGACATCATCGACCACCTGCTGATCACATTCGGTAAGGAAATCCTGAAAATCATTCCGGGGCGGGTTTCCACCGAAACCGATGCGCGCCTGTCGTTCGATACCCAAGGCAGCATCGACAAAGGACACGCCCTGATCAAGCTGTATGAAGCAGCCGGGATAGACCGCGAGCGCGTGCTGATCAAGATCGCCTCCACCTGGGAAGGCATACGGGCCGCCGAAGTGCTGCAGAAGGCCGGCATCCATTGCAACCTGACCTTGCTGTTTTCCATGCCGCAGGCGATTGCCTGCGCCGAAGCCAAGGTGCAGCTGATCTCGCCGTTTGTCGGCCGCATCTACGACTGGTACAAAAAATCCAGCGGCCAGGACTACGCCGGCGCCGACGATCCCGGCGTGCAGTCGGTCAAGCAGATCTACAATTATTTCCGCAAATTCGGCTACGCCACCGAAGTCATGGGCGCCAGCTTCCGCAATACCTCGCAAATCGTCGAACTGGCCGGCTGCGACCTGCTCACCATCAGCCCCGACCTGCTGCAGAAACTGGCGGAGAGCGAAGCGCCAGTCGGCCGCAAGCTCAGCCTTGAAGAAGCGCAGCAGAGCGACCTGAAGAAAATCGACCTGGACGAAACCATTTTCCGCACCATGCTGAACGACGATGCGATGGCTACTGAAAAACTGTCGGAAGGCATACGCCAGTTCAGCGCCGATGCGGTCAAGCTGGAAAAACTGGTGGATGCGTTGCGCTAA
- a CDS encoding ABC transporter ATP-binding protein has product MASLSIRNVRKVYPNGNEVLKGIDLEIEDGQFLILVGGSGCGKSTLLNMIAGLETVSEGQIMIGDRCVNDVAPKERDIAMVFQSYALYPTMTVRENISFGLGIRKVPKAEQKQIVDRVATTLQITHLLDRKPALLSGGQRQRVAMGRAIARDPSLFLFDEPLSNLDAKLRVEMRAEIKLMHQRLGSTIVYVTHDQIEAMTLGDRIAVMKDGVVQQFGSPQEIYDNPSNLFVAGFIGSPSMNFMRGNLVANGHGPAFELEHAGQKTLLPLAPVQAQDPQIASWIGREVILGIRPEHVTDALSARGSEVSDSNGSYHPTEVGCTVELTEPTGPDTLVFTTFNNARVTCRTHPRAAAKPKDQMQLAFDLSKAVLFDAKTEERIS; this is encoded by the coding sequence ATGGCAAGCTTATCAATTCGCAATGTGCGCAAGGTTTACCCGAACGGCAATGAAGTCCTCAAGGGCATCGACCTGGAAATCGAAGACGGCCAGTTCCTGATTCTGGTCGGCGGCTCGGGCTGCGGCAAATCGACGCTGCTGAACATGATCGCCGGGCTGGAAACGGTATCCGAAGGACAGATCATGATCGGCGACCGCTGCGTCAACGATGTTGCGCCAAAAGAACGCGACATCGCCATGGTGTTCCAGTCCTACGCCCTGTATCCGACCATGACGGTGCGCGAGAACATTTCGTTTGGCCTGGGCATCCGCAAGGTGCCGAAAGCGGAACAGAAACAGATCGTCGACCGCGTCGCCACCACCTTGCAGATCACCCACCTGCTGGACCGCAAGCCAGCCCTGCTGTCGGGCGGACAACGGCAGCGCGTCGCCATGGGCCGCGCCATCGCGCGCGATCCGTCGCTGTTCCTGTTCGATGAGCCGCTGTCCAACCTGGACGCCAAGCTGCGGGTCGAGATGCGCGCCGAAATCAAGCTGATGCATCAGCGCCTGGGCAGCACCATCGTCTACGTTACGCATGACCAGATCGAAGCGATGACCCTGGGCGACCGTATCGCCGTGATGAAGGATGGCGTGGTGCAGCAGTTCGGCAGCCCGCAGGAAATCTACGACAATCCAAGCAACCTGTTTGTCGCCGGTTTCATCGGTTCCCCATCCATGAATTTCATGCGCGGCAACCTGGTCGCCAACGGCCATGGCCCGGCATTCGAACTCGAGCACGCCGGGCAAAAAACCCTGCTGCCGCTGGCGCCGGTGCAAGCGCAGGATCCGCAAATCGCTTCCTGGATCGGCCGTGAAGTCATCCTCGGCATCCGTCCGGAACATGTTACGGACGCCCTGAGCGCGCGCGGTTCGGAAGTCAGCGACAGCAACGGCAGTTACCATCCGACCGAAGTCGGCTGCACCGTGGAACTGACCGAACCGACCGGCCCTGACACGCTGGTGTTTACTACTTTCAACAATGCTCGCGTGACTTGCCGTACCCACCCGCGCGCAGCTGCCAAGCCGAAGGACCAGATGCAACTGGCGTTCGACCTGTCGAAAGCAGTCCTGTTTGACGCCAAGACCGAAGAACGCATCAGTTGA
- a CDS encoding carbohydrate ABC transporter permease encodes MAADSTSNTIYNENSKLSIGRVVIYALLVLCALYYLAPLYVMLSTSVKTLDEIRSGNLLSFPLSPTGAAWSKAWSTACTGVDCNGLEPFFMNSIKMAVPAVLISTFVGSLNGYVLAHWRFRGSEIMFTALMVGCFIPFQVVILPMARLLGMADMANTTPGLVFVHIVYGIAFTTLFFRNYYVTVPEELVKAARIDGAGFFMTYWKIIFPLSLPIFMVCFIWQFTQIWNDFLFGVVFGGSDAKPVTVALNNLVNTSTGVTEYNVNMAAAIIAALPTLVVYLLAGKYFVRGLTAGAVKG; translated from the coding sequence ATGGCCGCTGACAGCACCAGCAACACCATCTATAACGAAAACAGCAAGCTGAGCATCGGCCGCGTCGTCATTTACGCCCTGCTGGTACTGTGTGCGCTGTACTACCTGGCCCCGCTGTATGTAATGCTGAGCACCTCGGTCAAGACGCTGGATGAAATCCGCTCCGGCAACCTGCTGTCCTTTCCCCTGTCGCCTACCGGCGCGGCCTGGAGCAAAGCCTGGAGCACCGCCTGCACCGGCGTCGACTGCAACGGCCTTGAACCGTTCTTCATGAACTCGATCAAGATGGCGGTGCCGGCGGTCCTGATTTCGACCTTCGTCGGCTCGCTCAACGGCTACGTGCTGGCGCACTGGCGTTTCCGCGGTTCGGAAATCATGTTCACCGCGCTGATGGTGGGCTGCTTCATCCCGTTCCAGGTAGTGATCCTGCCGATGGCGCGCCTGCTGGGCATGGCCGACATGGCCAACACCACGCCTGGCTTGGTGTTTGTCCATATCGTCTACGGTATCGCGTTCACCACGCTGTTCTTCCGCAACTACTATGTGACGGTGCCGGAAGAACTGGTCAAGGCTGCCCGCATCGATGGCGCAGGTTTCTTCATGACCTACTGGAAAATCATCTTCCCGCTGTCGCTGCCGATTTTCATGGTCTGCTTCATCTGGCAGTTCACGCAAATCTGGAATGACTTCCTGTTCGGCGTGGTGTTCGGCGGCTCCGACGCCAAGCCGGTCACAGTGGCCCTGAACAACCTGGTGAATACGTCCACCGGAGTGACTGAATACAACGTCAACATGGCGGCGGCCATCATTGCCGCCTTGCCGACGCTGGTGGTGTATCTGCTGGCGGGTAAATATTTTGTGCGCGGCCTGACTGCTGGTGCGGTCAAGGGCTAA
- a CDS encoding carbohydrate ABC transporter permease, whose amino-acid sequence MAAIADAWLPRLVLSPTIILSLVFVYGFIGVTAWLSLTNSRMMPNYEISGFNQYATLFALDRWWVAAANLGIFGGLFILFCLAIGLFMAILLDQKIRAEGALRAIYLYPMALSFIVTGAAWKWILNPGLGLEKMMHDWGFANFHFDWLVNSDFSIYTVVIAGVWQSSGFVMALFLAGLRGIDDSIIKAAMVDGASLPTIYRRIVIPALRPVFFSVLLVLAHIAIKSFDLVMALTAGGPGTSSDVPAIFMYQFSFTRGQLGLGAASAMMMLATVLAVLVPMMYLETKGARNGR is encoded by the coding sequence ATTGCGGCAATTGCCGATGCCTGGCTGCCACGCCTGGTATTGTCACCCACCATCATCCTGTCGCTGGTCTTCGTGTATGGCTTCATCGGCGTCACCGCCTGGCTGTCGCTGACCAATTCGCGCATGATGCCGAATTACGAGATTTCCGGTTTCAATCAATACGCTACGCTGTTCGCCCTCGACCGCTGGTGGGTAGCTGCCGCCAACCTGGGCATTTTCGGCGGTCTGTTCATTCTGTTCTGCCTGGCGATCGGCCTCTTCATGGCGATCCTGCTGGACCAGAAAATCCGCGCTGAAGGCGCATTGCGCGCCATCTACCTGTACCCGATGGCTCTGTCCTTCATCGTCACCGGCGCCGCCTGGAAGTGGATCTTGAATCCAGGCCTGGGCCTGGAAAAAATGATGCACGACTGGGGCTTCGCCAATTTCCATTTCGACTGGCTGGTCAATTCCGATTTTTCCATCTATACCGTGGTGATCGCCGGCGTCTGGCAATCCTCAGGCTTCGTGATGGCCTTGTTCCTGGCCGGCCTGCGCGGCATCGACGACAGCATCATCAAGGCTGCCATGGTCGACGGCGCCAGCTTGCCGACCATCTATCGCCGCATCGTCATCCCGGCGCTGCGTCCTGTGTTCTTCAGCGTGCTGCTGGTGCTGGCGCATATCGCCATCAAGAGCTTCGACTTGGTGATGGCGCTGACTGCCGGCGGCCCTGGCACTTCTTCCGACGTGCCGGCAATTTTCATGTATCAGTTTTCTTTCACACGCGGTCAACTTGGCCTTGGCGCGGCATCGGCAATGATGATGCTGGCCACCGTACTGGCAGTGCTGGTGCCCATGATGTACCTGGAAACCAAAGGAGCGCGCAATGGCCGCTGA
- a CDS encoding ABC transporter substrate-binding protein, with amino-acid sequence MKLNQIIKSVFATTALLSSAAAVHAAEVEVLHYWTSGGEAKSVAELKKIMEAKGVTWKDFAVAGGAGENATTALKARVIAGSPPTAAQIKGPSIQEWGQEGVLANIDAAATAGKWDSLLPKVVSNTMKYQGHYVAAPVNVHRVNWLWINPEVLKKAGAKVPTTWPEFFDAADKIQKAGFIAVAQGGQPWQDATVFETVALGVGGADFYNKALVKLDPATLTGPTMVKTFDTLGKIKGYIDKDAPGRDWNLATAMVINGKAGMQFMGDWAKGEFTAAGKQPGKDFLCAPAPGTAKSYTYNIDSIAMFKVKNPDSQKAQLTLATAIMSPEFQEVFNLNKGSIPVRPDIPRTKFDSCAIESMDDMAASSKAGTLEPSMAHGMAVSSAVQGAMFDVVSKFMHSNMTSQAAVQALAKAAKTQ; translated from the coding sequence ATGAAACTGAATCAAATAATAAAATCGGTATTCGCAACTACTGCACTGCTGTCCAGCGCCGCCGCGGTGCACGCGGCTGAAGTCGAAGTGCTGCATTACTGGACATCGGGCGGCGAAGCCAAATCAGTCGCCGAGTTGAAAAAGATCATGGAAGCCAAGGGCGTCACCTGGAAGGATTTTGCGGTTGCCGGCGGCGCTGGCGAAAACGCTACCACCGCGCTGAAAGCCCGCGTGATTGCAGGCAGCCCTCCGACGGCAGCCCAGATCAAGGGGCCATCGATCCAGGAATGGGGCCAGGAAGGCGTGCTGGCTAACATCGATGCCGCGGCTACCGCGGGCAAATGGGATTCGCTGCTGCCTAAGGTAGTCTCCAACACCATGAAATACCAAGGTCACTATGTGGCCGCGCCGGTCAATGTGCACCGCGTCAACTGGCTCTGGATCAATCCTGAAGTCCTGAAAAAAGCCGGCGCCAAAGTGCCGACCACCTGGCCTGAATTCTTCGATGCTGCAGACAAGATCCAGAAAGCCGGCTTCATCGCCGTCGCCCAAGGCGGCCAGCCTTGGCAAGATGCAACCGTGTTTGAAACCGTTGCGCTGGGCGTAGGCGGCGCCGACTTCTACAACAAGGCGCTGGTCAAGCTCGATCCGGCCACCCTGACCGGTCCGACCATGGTCAAGACCTTCGACACGCTGGGCAAGATCAAGGGCTATATCGACAAGGACGCTCCTGGCCGCGACTGGAACCTGGCGACCGCGATGGTCATCAACGGCAAGGCCGGCATGCAGTTCATGGGCGACTGGGCCAAGGGCGAATTCACCGCTGCCGGCAAGCAGCCAGGCAAGGACTTCCTGTGCGCACCGGCTCCCGGCACCGCCAAGTCGTATACCTACAACATCGATTCGATCGCCATGTTCAAGGTCAAGAATCCTGATTCGCAAAAAGCTCAGCTGACCCTGGCCACCGCCATCATGAGCCCGGAATTCCAGGAAGTGTTCAACCTGAACAAGGGTTCGATCCCGGTCCGCCCTGACATCCCGCGCACCAAGTTCGACAGCTGCGCCATCGAGTCGATGGACGACATGGCCGCGTCCAGCAAAGCCGGCACGCTGGAGCCAAGCATGGCGCACGGCATGGCAGTCAGCTCCGCGGTACAGGGCGCCATGTTCGACGTCGTTTCCAAGTTCATGCATTCGAACATGACTTCGCAGGCCGCAGTACAGGCGCTGGCAAAAGCAGCAAAAACACAATAA
- the zwf gene encoding glucose-6-phosphate dehydrogenase, with amino-acid sequence MQPTIPFTFTLFGATGDLSMRKILPALFVAHREGKLHQDGRIICVAKQDFSQEDYLAWVSKSAIPYVKSGVDEAHWQGFLARITYLPLDLLDRPGYQVLANALADSKAVSVFYLATSPSLFEPICANLAASGIDLSQARLVLEKPLGHDLLSSRAINDAVARVFAEEQIYRIDHYLGKEAVQNLLALRFANSLFEPLWRRESVAHVQLTIAEQLGVEGRGEFYDGTGAMRDMVQNHLLQLLCMVAMEPPTSLDADAVRDEKLRVLRALKPFSAEDMELKAVRGQYVAGAVDDKSVAAYRQEPGVGAESQTETFVALHAEINNWRWAGVPFFLRTGKRLAQRTAEIVITFRPIPHAILPMPGGLAGGSSNRLVIRLQPDESIQLHCLAKQPGDGMTVQPVALDLAFDQAFKQRRAEAYERLLLDAIRGNLSLFVRRDEQEAAWRWVEPLLRHWQGSSSPPKPYMAGSWGPTASFAMMARAGAQWPEDR; translated from the coding sequence ATGCAACCCACTATTCCTTTTACTTTCACGCTGTTCGGAGCGACCGGCGACTTATCGATGCGGAAGATACTTCCGGCGTTGTTTGTTGCCCATCGGGAAGGGAAGCTGCATCAGGATGGTCGCATCATTTGCGTCGCCAAGCAGGACTTCAGCCAGGAGGATTACCTGGCCTGGGTCAGCAAGAGCGCTATCCCGTACGTAAAGAGCGGGGTGGACGAGGCGCACTGGCAGGGATTCCTGGCGCGTATTACCTACCTGCCGCTGGATCTGCTGGACCGTCCCGGTTACCAGGTGCTGGCAAATGCGCTGGCCGACAGCAAGGCGGTGTCAGTGTTTTACCTGGCGACATCGCCCTCGCTGTTCGAGCCTATCTGCGCCAATCTTGCCGCCAGCGGGATCGACCTGTCGCAGGCGCGGCTGGTGCTGGAGAAGCCGCTGGGCCACGATTTGCTGTCGTCGCGAGCGATCAACGATGCGGTAGCCCGGGTCTTCGCCGAAGAGCAGATTTATCGCATCGACCATTATTTAGGCAAGGAAGCGGTGCAAAACCTGCTGGCCCTGCGTTTTGCCAATTCCTTGTTTGAACCGCTGTGGCGGCGCGAATCGGTGGCGCATGTGCAGCTGACGATCGCTGAACAACTAGGAGTCGAAGGCCGCGGCGAGTTCTATGACGGCACCGGCGCCATGCGCGACATGGTGCAGAACCATCTGCTGCAATTATTGTGCATGGTGGCGATGGAGCCGCCTACCTCGCTGGATGCGGACGCCGTGCGCGACGAGAAATTGCGGGTGTTGCGCGCCCTCAAGCCGTTTTCGGCGGAAGACATGGAACTCAAGGCGGTGCGCGGCCAGTACGTGGCGGGTGCAGTCGACGACAAATCGGTCGCGGCATACCGGCAAGAACCGGGAGTCGGGGCGGAATCGCAGACGGAAACCTTTGTCGCCCTGCATGCCGAGATCAACAACTGGCGCTGGGCCGGCGTGCCGTTTTTCCTGCGCACCGGCAAGCGCCTGGCGCAGCGTACGGCGGAAATCGTGATCACTTTCCGGCCTATCCCGCACGCCATCTTGCCGATGCCGGGCGGCCTGGCCGGGGGCAGCAGCAATCGCCTGGTGATCCGCCTGCAGCCGGATGAATCGATTCAGCTGCATTGCCTGGCCAAACAGCCGGGCGACGGCATGACAGTACAGCCAGTGGCGCTGGACCTGGCGTTCGACCAGGCGTTCAAGCAGCGCCGGGCAGAGGCCTATGAGCGTTTGCTGCTGGATGCCATCCGTGGAAATTTGTCTCTGTTCGTGCGGCGCGACGAGCAGGAAGCCGCCTGGCGCTGGGTCGAGCCGCTGCTGCGTCATTGGCAAGGCAGCTCGTCTCCGCCTAAGCCGTATATGGCAGGCAGCTGGGGGCCGACCGCATCGTTCGCGATGATGGCGCGCGCCGGCGCCCAGTGGCCGGAAGACCGTTGA
- a CDS encoding glucokinase: MSSSTIMSASENPATSYLDGPRLLADVGGTNARFGLERAPGQIDSIQTLRCADYAEFALAVEAYLSGSEHPQVRHAAIAIANPVQGDDIKMTNHDWEFSIETTRRRLNLDTLLVVNDFTALSMSLPHLEQAHCMQVGGGRALSGGVVGLVGAGTGLGVGGLIPTEGRWIALGSEGGHVTFAPSDAREAAVLAYCWRTYPHVSAERLVSGPGIEMIYQALSDMQGIAKPEPLQTAQIVERALQGQDGLCMEVVEVFCAMLGTVASDVAVTLGTLGGLYIGGGVVPRLGEYFARSPFRARFESKGRFSNYLARIPTFVITAPYPAFVGVAAILSEHLGGGNAVPILEKIRKARDQFSPAEQKVASLILAHPRAVMSEPISEIARRADVSQPTVIRFCRTMGCQGLADFKLKLASGVTGTVPVAHSQVHVGDSSLDVGVKVVDNTISAMMEVRDNLNADTLSRVIEVLSQASRIEFYGFGSCGLVAEDAQQKFFRLGIPSSAYTDPQLQEVSAAMLKSSDVVVVISNSGRLRHLAPAVEVAVHSGATIIALAPSNSQLAKRAHYTLAVEHDESSMMHIPMVSRILLLLLIDVLAVGVSLNRSSPFAELQRQAKRGILTHIASLGESDSDKITAEGDGKPAQSKRSDQEVTLSPNVISHIK, translated from the coding sequence ATGTCTTCATCCACGATCATGAGCGCTAGCGAGAATCCGGCAACTAGCTATCTGGATGGCCCGCGTCTGCTGGCGGACGTCGGCGGCACCAATGCGCGCTTCGGGCTGGAGCGGGCGCCGGGCCAGATCGATTCGATACAGACCTTGCGTTGCGCCGATTACGCCGAGTTTGCACTGGCGGTGGAAGCTTATTTGTCCGGCAGCGAGCATCCGCAGGTGCGGCATGCGGCGATCGCCATCGCCAATCCGGTGCAGGGCGACGATATCAAGATGACCAATCACGATTGGGAATTTTCGATAGAAACCACGCGCCGCCGCCTGAACCTCGATACGCTGCTGGTGGTCAACGATTTCACCGCGCTGTCGATGTCCTTGCCGCACCTGGAGCAAGCGCATTGCATGCAAGTCGGCGGCGGCAGGGCGCTGAGCGGCGGCGTGGTCGGCCTGGTCGGCGCCGGCACCGGGCTCGGCGTCGGCGGCCTGATTCCTACCGAGGGCCGCTGGATCGCGCTGGGCAGCGAGGGCGGCCACGTCACGTTTGCGCCTAGTGATGCGCGCGAGGCAGCGGTGCTGGCTTACTGCTGGCGTACTTATCCGCACGTTTCGGCCGAGCGCCTGGTTTCCGGCCCCGGCATCGAAATGATTTACCAGGCCTTGTCTGATATGCAGGGCATCGCCAAGCCTGAACCTCTGCAGACGGCGCAGATCGTCGAACGCGCGCTGCAAGGCCAGGATGGCCTGTGCATGGAAGTGGTAGAAGTCTTTTGCGCCATGCTGGGAACGGTGGCGAGCGACGTCGCGGTGACCCTGGGTACACTGGGCGGCTTGTACATCGGCGGCGGCGTGGTGCCGCGCCTGGGCGAGTATTTCGCGCGTTCGCCGTTCCGCGCCCGCTTCGAGAGCAAGGGGCGCTTCAGCAACTACCTGGCAAGAATCCCTACTTTTGTGATTACCGCGCCGTATCCGGCGTTTGTCGGCGTCGCCGCGATTCTTTCCGAGCATCTGGGCGGCGGCAACGCCGTGCCTATCCTGGAGAAGATACGCAAGGCGCGCGACCAGTTTTCGCCGGCCGAGCAGAAGGTCGCCAGCCTGATCCTGGCCCATCCGCGCGCCGTGATGAGCGAGCCGATTTCGGAAATCGCCAGGCGCGCCGACGTCAGCCAGCCGACCGTGATCCGTTTCTGCCGCACCATGGGATGCCAGGGCCTGGCCGATTTCAAGCTGAAGCTGGCTTCCGGCGTCACCGGCACGGTGCCGGTTGCGCACAGCCAGGTGCATGTCGGCGACTCCTCGCTGGATGTTGGCGTCAAGGTGGTCGACAACACCATTTCCGCGATGATGGAAGTGCGCGACAACCTCAACGCCGATACCTTGTCGCGTGTGATCGAAGTATTGAGCCAGGCCAGCCGTATCGAGTTCTACGGCTTCGGCAGCTGCGGCCTGGTGGCGGAGGATGCGCAGCAGAAATTCTTCCGCCTGGGGATTCCATCCTCGGCATATACCGATCCGCAGCTGCAGGAAGTTTCCGCCGCCATGCTGAAGAGCAGCGATGTCGTGGTGGTGATTTCGAATTCGGGGCGTTTGCGCCACCTGGCGCCGGCAGTCGAGGTCGCGGTGCATTCCGGCGCCACCATCATTGCCCTGGCGCCCAGCAATTCGCAACTGGCCAAGCGCGCGCACTATACTCTGGCGGTCGAGCACGACGAGAGCAGCATGATGCACATCCCGATGGTGTCGCGGATCCTGCTGCTGCTGCTGATCGATGTGCTGGCGGTAGGCGTGTCGCTCAACCGCTCCAGCCCGTTTGCCGAACTGCAGCGCCAGGCCAAGCGCGGCATCCTGACCCATATCGCCTCGCTGGGCGAGTCGGACAGCGACAAGATCACCGCCGAAGGCGATGGCAAGCCGGCGCAATCGAAGCGCAGCGACCAGGAAGTGACCTTGTCGCCGAATGTCATTTCCCATATCAAATAA